From one Paenibacillus sp. FSL K6-1330 genomic stretch:
- a CDS encoding GNAT family N-acetyltransferase encodes MEVIIREIEVNDYPEVVTLWINVLGNRKVNLDNFSVTLERMNKDGNYKTFVALFENKVVGFITTVQALSFGDEIGYLHIQGLAVQIELQNKGIGTKLLKYVEDYSKGKGISTIILCSGFKRTDAHAFYEHNGYDKDSYCFDKGL; translated from the coding sequence ATGGAAGTTATAATACGTGAAATTGAAGTAAATGATTATCCTGAGGTAGTAACATTATGGATTAATGTGTTAGGAAACCGTAAGGTTAATCTTGATAATTTTTCCGTTACGCTAGAGAGAATGAATAAAGATGGGAACTATAAAACATTTGTAGCATTATTTGAAAATAAAGTGGTTGGTTTTATTACAACGGTACAGGCGTTATCATTTGGAGATGAAATTGGTTACTTACACATCCAGGGTCTTGCTGTGCAAATAGAACTTCAGAATAAAGGAATAGGAACAAAATTGCTTAAATATGTGGAGGATTATTCCAAGGGGAAAGGGATTTCAACCATAATCTTATGTAGTGGATTCAAACGCACAGATGCCCATGCCTTTTATGAACATAATGGTTATGACAAAGATTCATACTGCTTTGACAAAGGTCTTTGA
- a CDS encoding ankyrin repeat domain-containing protein, giving the protein MGKKRKTLPKNFDELIEAGELSALKEVFTQCELDARGGYSKSTALSFYQVPNELVRWLVEQGADINARDNYGATPLHKHAMSWCGNTELLLDLGADTEATDYQSETPLFAAAGSFKPKAVHTLVTKGANISAKNKMKQTPLEKALALCKNADIVNMAEVADILLNAGTTVTPEMKDSVKRIGNDFEFHREGFNKEYLNQTDEALLRLYELFDVTPVEKRKTHDGASSITVSTKGWQAQHNELWNLLIPSKGHAKTLQGEVIRITGKVSYEILDNGGINWDNQYRKMLNSLIHYFSLGTPLNPVSLQEAVTLAKELHNGNGSDEPARLCELAVHWVLSNPNPITLEQPDYKR; this is encoded by the coding sequence ATGGGCAAGAAAAGAAAAACCTTACCGAAAAATTTTGATGAGCTCATTGAAGCAGGAGAGCTATCTGCATTAAAAGAGGTGTTTACCCAATGTGAATTGGATGCCCGTGGCGGTTACAGTAAATCAACAGCCTTGAGCTTTTACCAAGTACCGAATGAATTGGTTCGCTGGCTCGTGGAACAGGGTGCTGATATAAATGCTAGAGATAATTACGGAGCAACGCCTTTGCACAAACATGCAATGAGTTGGTGTGGTAATACGGAGTTGCTGCTTGATTTGGGTGCAGATACAGAAGCCACTGATTATCAAAGCGAGACACCTTTATTTGCCGCCGCAGGTTCATTTAAACCAAAAGCGGTTCACACATTGGTTACTAAAGGTGCAAATATCAGCGCAAAAAATAAGATGAAACAGACTCCATTAGAAAAAGCTTTGGCATTGTGCAAAAACGCGGATATTGTCAATATGGCGGAAGTTGCCGATATTTTGCTTAACGCTGGAACAACTGTAACGCCGGAAATGAAAGATTCTGTTAAACGAATCGGAAATGACTTTGAATTTCACAGAGAAGGTTTTAATAAAGAATATTTGAATCAAACCGATGAGGCACTTTTACGTCTATATGAGCTATTTGATGTTACTCCAGTAGAGAAGCGAAAGACGCACGACGGCGCCTCTTCAATAACAGTATCAACAAAGGGATGGCAGGCACAACATAATGAACTCTGGAATTTACTTATCCCTTCAAAAGGACATGCGAAAACCCTACAGGGGGAGGTTATCCGGATTACCGGTAAAGTGTCATACGAAATTTTAGATAATGGCGGTATTAACTGGGATAATCAATATCGTAAAATGCTCAATAGTTTGATTCATTACTTTAGCTTGGGTACACCATTAAATCCCGTTTCACTTCAGGAGGCAGTAACATTAGCGAAAGAACTTCACAACGGAAATGGTAGTGATGAACCTGCGAGACTGTGCGAACTGGCAGTGCATTGGGTACTCAGCAATCCGAATCCTATTACTCTGGAACAGCCTGACTATAAGCGATAA
- a CDS encoding helix-turn-helix transcriptional regulator, with product MKHRQEPPGNKNIIGSRVIAIRKSRGIKQREFLARLQTLGLDISQTSLSRLEGQDRLVQDYEVVMIAKALEISVGYLLGEETE from the coding sequence ATGAAGCATAGACAAGAACCACCTGGGAACAAAAATATTATCGGTTCCCGAGTGATAGCTATCCGGAAAAGTAGAGGGATCAAGCAAAGAGAATTCCTTGCCAGATTGCAAACATTAGGGCTAGATATCAGTCAGACCAGTCTCTCACGTCTGGAGGGTCAAGATCGTCTCGTTCAAGACTATGAAGTCGTGATGATCGCCAAAGCTTTGGAAATCTCTGTGGGGTATTTACTTGGGGAAGAAACTGAGTAA
- a CDS encoding ATP-binding cassette domain-containing protein, producing the protein MDIVLENVNCMLAARTPFHKKAIDQISLHVPAGQFVAIMGPTGSGKTTLGQLIGGLILPQSGVVRIGPYRVNKKSDRLRLWKAIGFLFQFPEHQVMEDTVFNHIGAGLHRIGPRREWVAEQVKQTMEAVGLCFSQFKDRSPFQISSGELRRIALAGVLVTEPKILILDEPTAGLDSWERSRVLSYIKQIHDEKKMTVLYITHRLEEALEYADRILVLDHGQLYVDFHPSKIQDHWRRLERIGFVKTPLLRFIDSLEKQFVQNMLESVYKEEQLMSFITNLSREEL; encoded by the coding sequence ATGGATATTGTTTTGGAGAATGTCAATTGCATGCTTGCGGCCAGAACCCCTTTTCATAAAAAAGCCATTGATCAAATCTCGCTGCACGTTCCTGCAGGGCAGTTCGTGGCGATTATGGGGCCAACCGGGAGCGGAAAAACCACATTGGGACAGTTGATTGGAGGCCTGATCCTCCCTCAATCAGGGGTAGTACGGATCGGACCTTACCGAGTCAATAAAAAATCCGACCGCCTCCGCCTTTGGAAAGCAATCGGATTTTTGTTCCAATTCCCCGAGCACCAAGTCATGGAGGATACAGTTTTCAACCATATCGGAGCCGGACTACATCGAATAGGTCCAAGGCGGGAATGGGTTGCCGAGCAAGTGAAACAAACGATGGAAGCCGTAGGGTTGTGCTTTTCACAGTTCAAAGACCGGTCACCATTTCAAATCAGCAGCGGTGAATTGCGGCGGATCGCACTAGCAGGAGTACTCGTTACGGAACCGAAAATTCTCATTCTGGACGAACCGACAGCGGGTCTGGATAGCTGGGAACGGAGCAGAGTGTTGTCGTATATAAAGCAAATTCATGATGAGAAAAAAATGACGGTTCTCTACATTACTCATCGGCTTGAAGAAGCCCTCGAATACGCTGATCGGATTCTCGTGTTAGACCATGGTCAATTGTACGTGGATTTCCACCCTTCTAAAATTCAGGATCACTGGCGGCGGCTGGAGCGAATCGGTTTTGTGAAAACGCCCCTGCTCCGTTTTATAGATTCACTCGAAAAACAGTTCGTCCAAAATATGCTCGAAAGTGTATATAAAGAAGAGCAATTGATGTCATTCATCACAAATCTCTCTAGGGAGGAACTGTGA
- a CDS encoding inositol monophosphatase family protein, whose translation MKDKALEWAIFAEKIVRLAGKKITKLQTQSLIEVTYKNAGELVTSADFASDQIIREAITSAYPEHGILSEENTDGYGTKDNFEGPHWIIDPLDGTVNYAHRLPHFAVSAAIAVDGIVWAGVVYAPDLGVTYVGIRGEGAFCNGKELQVPRSGSLTDSIIGTGFPHDKEKVHPALARVNLLTTHCRDIRRFAAPTIDICYVASGRLDAHTESLAPWDVAAAGLIAREAGAITGHVGVVPSGYPPDLYGEEIVCANPAIFEELFSLLQSRI comes from the coding sequence ATGAAAGATAAAGCACTTGAATGGGCAATCTTCGCAGAAAAGATAGTTCGCTTAGCCGGGAAAAAAATCACGAAATTACAAACTCAGTCTCTTATAGAAGTTACATATAAAAATGCAGGGGAACTTGTAACTTCTGCAGATTTTGCTTCTGACCAGATTATTCGTGAGGCAATTACTAGTGCTTACCCGGAACATGGTATTCTTTCCGAAGAAAACACCGATGGATATGGGACTAAGGATAACTTTGAAGGTCCTCATTGGATTATTGATCCTTTGGACGGAACGGTAAACTATGCACATCGCCTTCCTCATTTTGCTGTTTCTGCAGCCATTGCAGTTGATGGCATCGTTTGGGCAGGGGTTGTGTATGCTCCTGATTTGGGTGTTACCTACGTAGGAATTCGGGGAGAAGGTGCTTTTTGTAATGGTAAAGAACTTCAAGTTCCTCGATCCGGATCCTTGACAGACTCGATTATCGGTACTGGATTCCCGCATGATAAAGAAAAAGTACATCCGGCTCTTGCAAGAGTTAATCTCTTAACTACTCATTGTAGAGACATCCGACGTTTCGCTGCTCCGACAATAGATATCTGTTATGTGGCATCCGGACGACTAGACGCACATACAGAAAGCTTAGCTCCATGGGATGTCGCAGCAGCAGGTCTCATCGCTCGTGAAGCTGGAGCAATTACAGGCCATGTCGGTGTGGTGCCGTCGGGTTATCCTCCTGACTTATATGGAGAAGAAATAGTTTGCGCTAATCCTGCTATATTTGAAGAGCTGTTTTCATTGCTACAATCAAGAATTTAA
- a CDS encoding energy-coupling factor transporter transmembrane component T, whose amino-acid sequence MQWLKLLSFGPSMNTRSFLQDLDPRSKLIFTATYLSLVTISNDLVSVVFYAIVGLLLVLAARLPLAYLWNGLQGMLPLLLTLFCFHILLGDLKHAILLPCKLIFFITTAIALSATTPLTKLADGLASILRPLTRIRFPVQNFVFMISVAFRFIPLFIDEVDSMLKSQKVKHARYKGEGLRTTLQSLLQLLVALFVAVLRRANQLALAMDARCYLPGNKIRARRLQFSWRDWLTIISALALLLIHVLLKGEVFER is encoded by the coding sequence GTGCAATGGTTGAAGTTGCTGTCTTTCGGGCCGTCTATGAACACGCGCTCTTTTTTGCAGGACTTGGATCCTCGTTCAAAACTTATCTTTACAGCGACATATTTATCTTTGGTTACCATTTCAAATGATCTAGTCAGCGTGGTTTTCTATGCAATCGTTGGGTTGTTGTTGGTTCTCGCCGCCCGATTGCCCCTAGCTTATTTATGGAACGGCCTGCAGGGTATGCTTCCCCTTCTGCTCACGCTGTTTTGTTTCCACATCCTGTTAGGCGATCTTAAACATGCAATTCTCCTGCCTTGCAAGCTCATTTTTTTTATCACAACGGCTATAGCGCTCAGTGCAACGACTCCCCTGACCAAGCTGGCTGACGGACTAGCGTCCATCCTACGCCCGCTTACTCGCATTCGATTTCCGGTTCAGAATTTCGTATTTATGATCTCGGTGGCCTTCCGGTTTATTCCTCTCTTTATTGATGAAGTCGACTCCATGTTGAAATCGCAAAAAGTGAAACACGCGCGTTATAAAGGCGAAGGCCTTCGAACCACATTACAATCTCTTCTTCAGCTTCTCGTCGCGCTGTTCGTTGCCGTGCTTCGCCGTGCAAACCAACTGGCTCTCGCGATGGACGCTCGCTGTTACTTACCGGGAAATAAAATCCGGGCACGCCGTTTACAGTTTAGTTGGCGCGATTGGTTGACGATCATTTCTGCGCTGGCTCTGCTTCTGATCCATGTGCTGTTGAAAGGAGAAGTTTTTGAACGATGA
- a CDS encoding Spo0E family sporulation regulatory protein-aspartic acid phosphatase, with protein sequence MSRLHNLLEEERRKLNKLGEESVKQSIPLSDNPEVLAQSRRVDELVARYEDMKARRNRVAR encoded by the coding sequence ATGAGCCGGTTGCACAACTTATTGGAGGAGGAACGGCGAAAGCTGAATAAGCTTGGAGAAGAGTCAGTGAAGCAGTCGATTCCGTTATCCGATAACCCTGAGGTTCTGGCACAGAGCCGAAGGGTCGATGAACTGGTAGCCCGATATGAAGACATGAAAGCGAGACGTAATCGGGTTGCACGATGA
- a CDS encoding TetR/AcrR family transcriptional regulator, which yields MAEKMDRRKARTRAVLYKALIKVLEEKGPSRITVSDITEKAGLNRSTFYLHYTDAIELLERVKADIWTGLSERMKNLNPYNYLSYAVKNEPDPAMVKVIEYYGEHADFFKVILGPNGDPAFAVRIKDFLKEHHLSKILDNRPDLADTIVPKDYMIAYFAASNLSILLNWIETGMQQSPRTIALMITSILSSGINQLYGISPTMGSDPVRT from the coding sequence ATGGCCGAGAAAATGGATCGTCGAAAGGCACGAACAAGAGCAGTGCTATACAAAGCTCTCATAAAGGTACTGGAGGAAAAAGGACCATCCCGTATTACCGTCAGTGATATTACGGAGAAAGCGGGTTTAAACCGCAGCACCTTCTATTTACACTATACAGATGCAATCGAATTACTCGAACGGGTGAAAGCTGACATATGGACGGGCTTGTCAGAGAGGATGAAGAATCTTAATCCTTACAACTATCTGTCCTACGCTGTCAAAAATGAGCCCGATCCCGCAATGGTGAAGGTTATCGAATACTACGGCGAGCACGCTGATTTCTTCAAGGTTATCCTTGGCCCAAATGGAGATCCTGCTTTCGCTGTTCGAATTAAGGATTTTTTGAAAGAACATCACCTCTCCAAAATCCTCGATAACCGACCGGATTTGGCCGATACGATCGTCCCGAAGGACTATATGATTGCTTACTTCGCTGCCTCCAATCTCAGCATTCTTCTGAACTGGATCGAAACTGGAATGCAGCAATCTCCCCGAACCATTGCACTTATGATTACCAGTATCCTGAGCAGCGGGATAAATCAATTGTACGGAATTTCCCCAACAATGGGATCTGATCCAGTTAGGACATAA
- a CDS encoding cation diffusion facilitator family transporter, which produces MEQQRYHDLKLGEKGAIISIIAYICLSAIKLLIGYTANSEALRADGLNNATDIVASIAVLIGLRLSQKPADRDHPYGHWKAETVASLIASFIMMAVGIQVLFGAVSSMVEGNHESPDLISAWTGIVCAIVMYLVYRYNKRLAAKVNSQAVMAAAKDNLSDAWVSIGTVVGIIGAQFHLPWLDPLTAVLVGFLICKTAWDIFRDASHHLTDGFDENIVKDYKETVKQVVGVKGVKDIRARNYGSNTVVDIVILVRSNLDIRVAHDISDQVEHELKETHGVYDVHVHIEPS; this is translated from the coding sequence TTGGAACAACAACGTTATCATGATTTAAAATTGGGTGAAAAAGGTGCCATCATCAGTATCATTGCTTATATCTGTTTATCTGCAATTAAATTATTGATAGGGTACACCGCGAACTCCGAGGCCCTGCGGGCGGACGGTTTAAATAATGCTACAGATATCGTGGCGTCCATTGCTGTATTGATCGGACTGCGATTATCGCAAAAACCTGCGGACCGGGATCATCCATACGGTCACTGGAAAGCGGAAACGGTAGCCTCCTTGATCGCCTCCTTTATTATGATGGCCGTCGGGATCCAGGTCTTGTTCGGGGCCGTCTCTTCCATGGTTGAAGGAAACCATGAATCTCCTGATCTTATATCCGCATGGACCGGCATTGTCTGTGCCATTGTGATGTACTTGGTCTACCGATATAACAAGCGCCTGGCCGCCAAAGTAAACAGTCAAGCCGTAATGGCAGCGGCAAAGGACAATCTCTCGGATGCCTGGGTAAGCATCGGTACGGTTGTGGGTATCATCGGCGCTCAATTTCATCTCCCGTGGCTCGATCCGCTTACCGCCGTACTGGTAGGCTTCCTGATATGTAAAACCGCTTGGGATATATTCCGCGATGCCTCTCATCATTTAACCGATGGCTTCGATGAAAACATTGTCAAAGACTACAAAGAAACCGTAAAACAAGTGGTTGGCGTTAAGGGTGTCAAGGACATTCGGGCAAGGAATTATGGCAGCAACACGGTTGTCGACATCGTCATCCTGGTCAGGTCGAATCTGGATATCCGGGTCGCCCATGATATTTCTGACCAGGTGGAACATGAATTAAAAGAAACCCACGGCGTTTATGACGTACATGTTCATATAGAACCGAGTTAA
- a CDS encoding ATP-binding cassette domain-containing protein, which produces MDSVISFNNVWFRYDSRQDWTLREINLTLDEGEWLTIVGGNGSGKSTLVRLINGLLQPTSGEVTVYGKTTCDHQNLWNIRQNVGMVFPNAENQIVGMTVQEDTAFGLYNIGVSPEEAESRCRSVLQLLGLDELKDRPPYFLSGGEKQKLALAGVLAMEPKVIIVDESTSMLDSQSARQIHEILSELHRNGFTIIQVTHEVEEIFTADRLVVMQKGKIQFDGTPEEAEANSCVFTDSGLLPPFSVRMRDLAKQTGLSLPTTNEFEFGDE; this is translated from the coding sequence ATGGACAGCGTTATATCGTTCAACAACGTATGGTTCCGGTACGATTCGCGCCAAGATTGGACACTTCGAGAAATCAATCTAACCCTTGATGAAGGAGAATGGCTTACGATCGTGGGTGGTAACGGTTCTGGAAAATCAACGTTAGTTCGATTGATTAACGGTCTGCTCCAACCTACATCGGGAGAAGTCACCGTTTACGGAAAGACAACATGTGACCATCAGAACTTATGGAATATTCGCCAAAATGTAGGTATGGTGTTTCCCAACGCGGAGAATCAGATTGTTGGCATGACCGTTCAGGAGGATACGGCTTTTGGCTTGTATAATATCGGCGTTTCCCCGGAAGAAGCAGAATCCCGATGCCGATCCGTCTTGCAATTGCTTGGACTCGATGAACTGAAAGATCGTCCTCCGTATTTTCTATCTGGCGGGGAAAAACAAAAGCTCGCGCTTGCCGGAGTTCTGGCCATGGAGCCCAAAGTGATCATTGTTGACGAATCCACTTCCATGCTCGATTCCCAGAGCGCCCGGCAAATTCATGAGATCCTGTCCGAACTGCATCGAAACGGATTTACGATTATCCAGGTGACCCATGAGGTCGAAGAGATTTTCACTGCCGATCGTCTTGTTGTGATGCAAAAAGGTAAGATCCAGTTCGATGGAACGCCCGAAGAAGCGGAGGCAAATTCATGCGTTTTTACGGACTCTGGCCTTCTCCCTCCGTTTTCTGTTCGAATGCGTGATCTTGCCAAGCAAACAGGGCTGAGTTTACCTACTACGAATGAATTTGAGTTCGGGGATGAGTGA
- a CDS encoding PQQ-dependent sugar dehydrogenase: MTKVKVSLRPIVSKLNLPTVLKTTILPGDSIERLFIATQVGEIFYIGNGVIETFLDIRPRILKLGGSSGGYDERGLLGLAFHPQFYYNRLFYLHYSVAGTQGPGAFPGAPPESFKPNPCDASTLNLKWENREHQYDHIDTVEEWILQSNGQPQKRRTLLNLRRPFLNHNGVNSLNFSPETGRLVLTTGDGGSGYDPFNLSQDDMEIAGKIIEIDVVKNTFIDNPPVVTRFNELPVPIQETLTVIAKGVRNIPGISFQRFYNQFIKYVGNVGQDLVESIFSFVHYKPIPVTQLIQASLVRTELDQEGFINFGWRGWEGAFPTSIITGCSANPALNEKTIAYYDEAVKTAVRRLQPLTSYFHEDSRTDKFRATALTGVQPYMGNEIPSLSGNVVFTDLARGNESQLPVRGALAYTRVRTDGKLHDFHVIETDYPFGSQSAYYVSLGTNLNQTRLYLGVYGSMKVADANQGTVFEIIP; this comes from the coding sequence TTGACGAAAGTTAAAGTTAGTTTGCGGCCCATTGTTAGCAAGCTAAATTTACCCACTGTATTGAAAACAACGATTCTTCCGGGCGACTCCATCGAAAGATTATTTATTGCAACCCAAGTAGGAGAGATCTTTTACATAGGAAACGGAGTTATAGAGACTTTCTTAGATATTCGCCCACGAATCCTGAAACTAGGTGGATCTAGCGGCGGATATGATGAACGGGGGTTGCTAGGACTAGCATTTCATCCTCAATTTTATTATAATCGTCTGTTTTATCTCCACTATTCAGTAGCTGGAACCCAAGGTCCAGGGGCTTTTCCAGGTGCTCCTCCTGAATCTTTTAAGCCGAACCCGTGCGATGCTAGCACCTTAAACCTGAAGTGGGAAAATAGAGAACATCAATACGATCATATCGATACAGTCGAAGAATGGATTCTGCAATCGAATGGCCAACCTCAAAAAAGGCGGACATTACTTAACCTCAGAAGGCCGTTTTTAAACCATAACGGTGTCAATAGCTTAAACTTTTCCCCTGAAACAGGAAGGCTTGTTTTGACAACCGGTGATGGCGGATCAGGCTATGATCCGTTTAATTTGAGCCAAGACGATATGGAAATCGCAGGTAAAATCATCGAAATTGATGTCGTTAAAAATACGTTTATCGATAATCCGCCCGTAGTTACACGCTTTAATGAACTGCCCGTACCCATTCAGGAAACGCTTACGGTAATAGCCAAAGGCGTTCGCAATATACCCGGCATTTCATTTCAAAGGTTTTATAATCAGTTTATCAAATACGTAGGAAATGTCGGACAGGATCTCGTAGAGTCGATTTTTTCGTTCGTTCATTATAAACCGATACCGGTTACTCAGCTTATTCAAGCTTCTTTAGTGAGAACGGAACTTGACCAAGAAGGATTTATTAACTTCGGCTGGCGCGGTTGGGAAGGTGCTTTTCCGACCTCGATCATAACCGGCTGCTCTGCAAATCCAGCTTTGAACGAGAAAACAATTGCTTATTACGATGAAGCCGTAAAAACTGCCGTACGGCGTCTCCAGCCTCTGACAAGTTATTTTCATGAAGATTCCCGAACCGATAAGTTTAGAGCAACTGCACTTACAGGAGTACAGCCCTATATGGGAAATGAAATCCCCTCTTTATCAGGAAACGTTGTGTTTACCGATCTCGCTCGAGGGAATGAATCTCAACTTCCCGTAAGAGGAGCCTTAGCATATACCAGGGTAAGAACGGATGGTAAACTACATGATTTTCATGTTATTGAAACCGACTATCCGTTTGGGTCTCAATCCGCGTATTATGTTAGTTTGGGAACGAATCTGAATCAAACCAGACTCTATTTAGGGGTTTATGGCTCGATGAAAGTGGCTGATGCTAACCAAGGTACCGTTTTTGAAATTATTCCATGA
- a CDS encoding class I SAM-dependent methyltransferase, whose translation MNKTFSNIHNTNKIYWDENGNDFLEAIVLPYYGCNTLTENELNLFGDVAGKKLLDIGCGNGESLKYHGNNKAAELWGIDISKNQIEKAAKCLSESGYTAKLICGAMEEEHGLPSDYFDYVYSIYAIGWTTDIQGTFNRVASYLKKDGVFIFSWSHPIHMSVAFEEGRAFFKNSYFDEAWSERDLDGKNVLLCSRKISTYVNTLAKAGFVIEQLIEQTNDETLQLTGELSDWNKKSQMVPLTAIFKARKL comes from the coding sequence ATGAACAAAACTTTTAGCAATATACATAACACGAATAAGATTTATTGGGACGAGAACGGTAATGATTTTTTAGAAGCAATTGTACTGCCTTATTACGGTTGTAATACTTTAACGGAAAATGAATTAAACTTATTTGGTGATGTAGCAGGCAAAAAACTTTTAGATATTGGATGCGGCAACGGTGAATCTCTTAAATATCATGGCAATAACAAGGCCGCTGAGCTATGGGGAATAGATATTTCTAAAAACCAAATTGAGAAGGCAGCGAAATGCCTTTCAGAAAGTGGCTATACAGCTAAGCTGATTTGTGGGGCAATGGAAGAGGAACACGGACTACCATCCGATTATTTTGATTATGTTTATTCAATTTATGCAATTGGATGGACAACGGATATACAGGGTACATTCAACAGGGTTGCATCATATTTGAAAAAGGATGGTGTGTTTATTTTCAGTTGGTCGCATCCTATCCATATGAGCGTGGCATTTGAAGAAGGAAGAGCCTTTTTTAAAAATAGCTATTTTGATGAAGCATGGTCTGAGCGAGATCTTGACGGAAAAAATGTTTTACTTTGCTCCCGCAAAATATCAACTTACGTGAACACCTTGGCGAAGGCAGGTTTTGTAATTGAGCAATTGATTGAGCAGACAAACGACGAAACTTTGCAATTAACAGGCGAACTTAGTGATTGGAACAAAAAATCGCAAATGGTTCCGTTAACAGCAATTTTTAAAGCAAGGAAGCTGTAG
- a CDS encoding MBL fold metallo-hydrolase, with protein sequence MLNKLSESIYYLSNQNDKERPTLGLVCGDTYSLVVDGGNSIQHAREFLHEINKLHVPPIKYLVITHAHWDHFLGMNEYNAMIIVNDLTHRKMNVWRSYSYDDHSLNAYVESNNMSLQCKEIIQKEIPERESFKLNAPDIVFKGSLHIDLGNKTCMIETIRSTHTDDSTVVYIPDEKVIFLGDSVYGTTTNSLFHYKKSQLMPMIEDIQKYDASHFLLGHESICDLDEMNQFWEDLTLSSRAANSTSLDQCIEYFEKENHRTPQGDELFFLKAFVNDEILKSQKK encoded by the coding sequence ATGTTAAATAAATTAAGTGAATCGATCTATTATTTATCTAACCAAAATGATAAAGAAAGACCGACCTTAGGGCTAGTTTGCGGAGATACATATAGCCTTGTCGTAGATGGTGGGAATTCCATTCAACATGCGAGAGAGTTTTTACATGAAATAAATAAGCTACATGTTCCCCCTATTAAATATTTGGTCATAACGCATGCTCATTGGGATCATTTCTTAGGGATGAATGAATACAATGCAATGATCATTGTTAATGATTTAACCCATCGAAAAATGAATGTTTGGAGAAGCTATTCGTATGATGATCATTCTCTTAATGCCTATGTAGAATCTAATAATATGTCTTTACAATGTAAGGAGATTATACAGAAGGAAATACCAGAGAGAGAGTCATTCAAATTAAACGCTCCAGATATCGTTTTCAAAGGATCTCTCCATATTGATTTGGGTAACAAAACTTGTATGATTGAAACAATTAGAAGTACGCACACGGATGATTCAACGGTTGTTTATATACCGGATGAAAAAGTCATCTTCTTAGGTGATAGTGTTTATGGTACAACTACAAATTCATTATTTCATTATAAAAAATCTCAATTAATGCCGATGATCGAAGATATTCAAAAATATGATGCGAGTCATTTCTTACTTGGTCATGAATCCATTTGTGATCTCGATGAGATGAATCAATTTTGGGAAGATCTTACCTTAAGTAGTAGAGCCGCCAATTCAACATCATTAGATCAATGCATAGAGTATTTTGAGAAAGAGAATCATAGAACCCCTCAAGGAGATGAGCTTTTCTTCTTAAAGGCGTTTGTTAATGATGAAATATTAAAATCACAGAAGAAATAA